The segment GCGCGGCAAAACGTGCCAGCGAATTCAATTTCCTGTTTACCGAAACAGCCGAACGCCTTGCCGACCGGCTTGACGATACCACACGCAAATTCCCGCTGGCGGTTGATCTTGGTTGCCACAACGGCGAGCTCGGCCAGATTATCGGTGCGCGCGGCGGGATCGAAACCCTGCATCAATGCGACATTTCATATGGTTATGCGCAGTCAGCCAAAATGCGCAATGAGCGCACAACATTCGTTGCCGACGAAGAATTCCTGCCGTTTGGCGATGGATCGCTCGATCTGATCCTTTCGAACCTGTCGCTGCACTGGGTCAATGACCTGCCCGGTATGCTGCTTCAGGCACGGCGCGCACTTAAACCCGATGGCCTGTTTCTGGCATGCCTTCTGGGAGGCGATACGCTGCGCGACCTGCGCGAGGCACTGATGACTGCCGAAGCCGAAGAAGAAGGCGGTGTGTCGCCTCGCGTTTCACCCTTTGTCGATG is part of the Thalassospira lucentensis genome and harbors:
- a CDS encoding methyltransferase domain-containing protein; the encoded protein is MADPITVFDRHILKLRRDRAAKRASEFNFLFTETAERLADRLDDTTRKFPLAVDLGCHNGELGQIIGARGGIETLHQCDISYGYAQSAKMRNERTTFVADEEFLPFGDGSLDLILSNLSLHWVNDLPGMLLQARRALKPDGLFLACLLGGDTLRDLREALMTAEAEEEGGVSPRVSPFVDVRDAGSLLQRSGFALPVVDSDDITIDYPDALKLMRDLSGMGESNLVAIRSKKFTKRSTLARAAAIYHERHGRPDGRVHVKFQVIYLTAWAPDESQPKPLRRGTGQVSLVDFLGDVSDKPDPAKRN